In one Cottoperca gobio chromosome 12, fCotGob3.1, whole genome shotgun sequence genomic region, the following are encoded:
- the ric1 gene encoding LOW QUALITY PROTEIN: guanine nucleotide exchange factor subunit RIC1 (The sequence of the model RefSeq protein was modified relative to this genomic sequence to represent the inferred CDS: deleted 1 base in 1 codon): MYFLTGWPRRLLCPLRSEEEPFHIQPSSQRFYFAVLSETQLSVWFSRPSVLIVSYIESAKAAAQFGSYQKAEWKPDDSMIAVATAKGYILLFDVLGGRDDKYLYEPVYPKGSPRVKVTPGYKEEQCAPALSLEMKKPVDLEAPITSLQSLQEDLLVCTADGYLHVLHWDGLGSNGRKAICLTTIPFSLDLQSARGGPSLDLEGVYIRCMQYCVTLDGFAVVLSDGRLGFITPLTTTITADQLQGVWAADVNDGTCVAVNNKYRLMAFGCASGSVLVYMIDTPTGSMQLSHKLELTPKHYPDIYNKTGPVKLICWSPDYSVAMVTWECGGLSLWSVFGAQLICTLGEDFAYRSDGTKKDPIKISSMSWGAEGYHLWVVLSNRRGEGRRSRKEEEEEMVTPPHPSPQAGILQFHFIKSALTVNPCTSNQEQVLLHGEDRLYLTCGDPSQVNSPSDTHPHTHLNPHDGSPLPHPPNPDSSLSQGLSTLLGHKHWHVVQIHSTYLESNWPIRFAAIDTAGQCMAVAGRRGFAHYSLFTRKWKLFGNISQEQNMTVTGGLAWWKDFVVVACYNFTDQQEQLRLYQRSSNLDNAFASVTKLHSDTLLLNVFRDMIILFRADCSICLYSIERRNGSPHPTASVELLQEVSMSRYIPHPALVVSVTLTSVRTETGITLKAPQQACMAESIMLNLAGQLIMLQRDRSGPQVRDKDTSANNKKLLPFCPPVVLAQCVENVWTTCRSNRKKRHLLEALWLSCGEAGMKVWLPLFPRDHRKPHSFLSRRIMLPFHINIYPLAVLFEDALVLGASNETVLYDGLQGPSEPLEALFPYCTVERTSQIYLHHILRQLLVRNLGEQALMLAQSCASLPYFPHVMELMVHVVLEEEATSREPIPDPLLPTVAKFITEFPLFLQTIVHCARKTEYALWNYLFAAVGNPKDLFEECLMAQDLDTAASYLIILQNMEVPAVSRQHATLLFNTALEQGKWDLCRHMIRFLKAIGSGEMDTPPPTPTTQEPSSSTGGFEFFRNRSISLSQSADAIATGKFNLQKTFSMPAGPSAKGRDAECAENMYIDLMLWRHARHLLEQVRLRDLGCFSAQLGFELIGWLCRERNRVARVEDFVSALKRLHKDFLWPFPVTPVGSISSPLKNGRCRAVLSTRLLNSQSADSLLNSDMDTAPPQAASANHSWLDRLEERAKDMDTASSAHSDQHSPQTHDAFLSLLTNKVEEYSVGSATDLTETSSVVDGDWTMVDENSSTLSLSQAELEHISMELANKGPHKSQVQLRYLLHVFMEAGCLEWCVVIGLILRDANVIKQVIGFLDSPEVPQETVQSVQNGLLAVDTWVSTDCLGYKPFLNLIQPQLQELMDSAAEQVQPEAFQPTCQSSKLSGSDGPGGAAVPRAEDSRGVAAPLGLTLPSLEPAGGFPRPPSEDCPPEQTEEQGDEEGAYDCTLS; the protein is encoded by the exons aCGGCCAAAGGCTACATCCTCTTGTTTGATGTGCTGGGTGGACGGGACGACAAGTACCTCTATGAGCCTGTCTATCCAAA AGGAAGTCCTCGTGTGAAGGTTACCCCGGGCTACAAGGAGGAGCAATGTGCCCCTGCTTTGTCTTTAGAGATGAAGAAGCCCGTGGATCTGGAGGCTCCCATCACCAG TCTCCAGTCCCTCCAGGAGGACTTACTGGTGTGCACTGCAGACGGCTACCTCCACGTGCTGCACTGGGACGGGCTAGGCAGCAACGGACGCAAGGCCATCTGCCTCACCACAATCCCCTTCTCGCTAGACCTGCAGTCTGCTCGAG gtggtCCCTCTCTGGACCTGGAGGGAGTGTATATCCGTTGTATGCAGTATTGTGTGACTCTGGACGGCTTCGCTGTGGTACTGAGTGACGGACGCCTGGGCTTCATCACACCgctcaccaccaccatcaccgcAGAT cagctgcagggcGTCTGGGCAGCAGATGTGAATGATGGTACCTGTGTGGCTGTCAACAACAAGTACAGACTGATGGCCTTTGGCTGTGCCAG CGGCTCGGTACTGGTGTACATGATAGACACCCCGACAGGATCCATGCAGCTCTCCCACAAACTGGAGCTCACCCCGAAACACTACCCAG ACATCTATAACAAGACGGGCCCAGTCAAGCTGATCTGCTGGTCACCTGACTACAGCGTTGCCATGGTTACATGGGAGTGTGGCGGCCTATCGCTGTGGAGTGTCTTTGGAGCTCAACTCATATGCACTCTGGGAGAGGACTTTGC GTATCGTTCTGATGGTACCAAGAAAGACCCCATTAAAATCAGCTCTATG AGCTGGGGAGCGGAGGGCTACCACCTATGGGTGGTC CTAtcaaacaggagaggagaaggcaggaggagcaggaaagaggaggaggaggagatggtcACACCTCCTCACCCCTCCCCGCAGGCCGGCATACTGCAATTCCACTTTATCAAGAGTGCCCTCACAGTCAACCCCTGCACG AGTAACCAGGAGCAGGTGTTGCTCCATGGTGAAGACCGCCTCTACCTGACCTGTGGTGACCCCTCGCAGGTCAACAGCCCCTCTgacacacacccgcacacacacttgaaccCACACGACGGCAGCCCGCTGCCCCATCCCCCCAATCCcgactcctctctctctcagggacTCAGCACTTTATTGGGACACAAGCACTGGCACGTGGTCCAG ATTCACAGCACATACCTAGAGAGCAACTGGCCTATACGG tttgCAGCCATAGACACCGCAGGCCAGTGCATGGCTGTAGCAGGGAGGCGGGGCTTTGCACACTACTCCTTATTCACAAGGAAATGGAAGCTGTTTGGAAACATCAGTCAG GAGCAGAACATGACGGTGACCGGAGGTCTGGCTTGGTGGAAGGACTTTGTGGTGGTGGCCTGTTATAATTTTACAGACCAGCAAGAGCAG TTGAGGCTCTATCAACGCTCCTCCAACCTGGACAACGCCTTTGCGTCCGTCACGAAGCTGCACTCAGACACTCTGTTGCTCAACGTCTTCAGAGATATGATCATCCTGTTCAGAGCTGACTGCTCCATCTGCCTCTATAGCATAGAGCGGAGGAACGGCAG TCCACACCCGACAGCCAGTGTGGAGTTGTTGCAGGAGGTGTCAATGTCTCGCTACATCCCTCACCCTGCCCTCGTGGTCTCCGTCACACTCACCTCTGTGCGCACAGAGACGGGCATCACATTGAAAGCCCcgcagcag GCCTGCATGGCAGAGAGCATCATGTTGAATCTGGCTGGCCAGCTGATCATGCTGCAGAGGGATCGGTCAGGACCGCAGGTGCGAGACAAGGACACGTCTGCCAACAACAAGAAGCTG CTACCATTTTGTCCTCCAGTGGTGCTGGCCCAGTGTGTGGAGAACGTGTGGACAACCTGCCGCTCCAACAGGAAGAAGCGGCACCTGCTGGAGGCCCTGTGGTTGTCCTGCGGCGAGGCGGGCATGAAAGTCTGGCTGCCGCTGTTTCCCCGAGACCATCGCAAGCCCCACTCCTTCCTCTCCAGACGCATCATGCTGCCCTTCCACATCAACATCTACCCTCTGGCTGTGCTGTTCGAGGATGCCCTGGTGCTGGGGGCTTCCAATGAGACTGTGCTCTATGATGGTCTGCAGGGACCATCTGAGCCACTGGAGGCGCTGTTCCCCTACTGCACTGTGGAGAGGACCTCCCAGATCTACCTCCATCACATCCTGAGGCAGCTGCTGGTTCGCAACCTGGGTGAACAG GCTCTGATGCTGGCTCAGTCATGTGCCTCCCTCCCCTACTTCCCCCATGTCATGGAGCTGATGGTGCACGTCGTGCTGGAAGAAGAGGCAACGTCGAGGGAGCCCATCCCCGACCCTCTGCTGCCCACCGTGGCCAAGTTCATCACCGagttccccctcttcctccagACCATCGTCCACTGTGCCAGGAAGACGGAGTACGCCCTGTGGAACTACCTGTTTGCCGCCGTGGGAAACCCCAAAGATCTTTTTGAGGAATGTCTCATGGCTCAAGACCTGGACACAGCAGCCTCCTATCTGATCATACTGCAG AACATGGAGGTTCCCGCAGTGAGCAGACAACACGCCACTCTACTCTTCAACACGGCGCTCGAGCAGGGCAAGTGGGACCTCTGCCGGCACATGATCCGATTCCTCAAAGCCATCGGCTCCGGGGAGATGGATACTCCGCCCCCAACACCCACCACTCAG GAACCCAGCAGCTCTACTGGCGGTTTTGAGTTCTTCAGAAACCGAAGCATCAGTTTGTCGCAGTCAGCTGACGCCATCGCTACGGGCAAGTTCAACCTTCAGAAGACCTTCAGTATGCCCGCTGGACCCTCTGCTAAAGG TCGGGATGCGGAGTGTGCGGAGAACATGTATATTGACTTGATGCTCTGGCGCCACGCCCGCCACCTCCTGGAGCAGGTACGCCTTCGTGACCTGGGTTGCTTCTCTGCACAGCTGGGCTTCGAACTCATCGGCTGGTTGTGTCGCGAACGGAACCGCGTGGCCCGCGTTGAGGATTTTGTTTCGGCGCTGAAGCGACTCCATAAGGATTTCCTCTGGCCCTTCCCTGTTACCCCTGTGGGAAGCATCAGCTCGCCTCTGAAGAACGGACGGTGTCGCGCAG TGCTGAGCACGCGGCTGTTGAACTCGCAGTCGGCTGACAGTCTGTTGAACAGCGACATGGACACAGCGCCCCCTCAGGCAGCGTCCGCCAACCACAGCTGGCTGGACAGGCTCGAGGAGAGAGCCAAAGACATGGACACGGCCTCGTCTGCGCACTCCGACCAACACTCGCCACAGACGCACGACGCCTTCCTGTCCCTGCTCACCAACAAAG TGGAAGAGTACAGCGTCGGCTCGGCCACAGACTTGACAGAGACCAGCTCGGTGGTGGACGGTGATTGGACGATGGTGGATGAGAACTCCTCCACTCTGAGCCTGAGCCAGGCCGAGTTGGAGCACATTTCCATGGAGCTGGCCAACAAAGGCCCGCACAAGTCACAGGTGCAGCTCAG GTATCTCCTTCATGTGTTCATGGAGGCGGGCTGTCTGGAGTGGTGTGTAGTGATTGGTTTGATCCTGCGGGACGCCAACGTCATAAAGCAGGTGATCGGCTTCCTGGACAGCCCAGAGGTTCCCCAAGAAACTGTGCAGAGTGTCCAAAACGGCTTGTTGGCTGTCGACACATGGGTGTCCACTGACTG CCTGGGATACAAACCATTTCTTAACCTGATCCAGCCGCAGCTCCAGGAGCTGATGGATTCAGCAGCCGAGCAGGTGCAGCCAGAGGCCTTCCAGCCCACCTGCCAGAGCTCCAAGCTCAGCGGCTCAGACGGGCCGGGAGGTGCTGCGGTGCCACGGGCGGAGGACAGCAGAGGAGTAGCGGCTCCGCTGGGACTGACCCTGCCCTCTCTCGAACCTGCGGGAGGTTTTCCCCGCCCTCCCTCTGAGGACTGTCCCCCTGAACAGACAGAGGAGCAGGGAGACGAGGAGGGAGCCTACGACTGCACCTTGTCCTGA
- the ermp1 gene encoding LOW QUALITY PROTEIN: endoplasmic reticulum metallopeptidase 1 (The sequence of the model RefSeq protein was modified relative to this genomic sequence to represent the inferred CDS: deleted 1 base in 1 codon), whose protein sequence is MESDTTFRRIKPFGTQNYVAQNDDGSRDRGENNGYNGNPKRKPEVSLYLLREGLAASLVSVFILVLWGLVHLSLQQLIIGKPSGDFNALRARRHLEKITSVGTRPVGSHENEVLTVGYLLEQIEKIRVETAAGSHKLTVDVQRPTGTFSIDFLGGFTSFYDRVTNIAVRLEPKGGSQHFMLANCHFDTVANSPGASDDAVSCAVMLEVLHSLANQSSPLHHGVVFLFNGAEENILQASHGFITQHPWAKQVRAFINLEAAGVGGKEVVFQTGPENPWLVQAYVQAAKHPFASVVGQEVFQSGIIPSDTDFRIYRDFGNIPGIDLAFIENGFIYHTKYDTADRILTDSIQRAGDNILAVLRYLLTSDKLADSSEYRHGNMVFYDLLGVFMVAYPARVGTILNYMVATATFLYLAKKASLPGNGGGRYVRDLACATGVAVLSWFVTLLSVLIVALLVTLLGRSMFWYNHFYASICLYGAAATGKMILIHTLAKNLYYGGVRLVELGDLFFDVSLLLWCCSLVLLTQQGLCSAYVPMLMVAFPLATKLFLAKEFKNRGASVKYSVLYLLGLTLPYVHFMFLIWVVFEIFTPIMGRSGTEIPPEVVMATLVTLATLFLSSFFLHFIYLARSTKWILAGLASVFVFTFLMMSCGFLFPYSANPDSPRPKRVFLQHTTRTFHNLQGQVESQDSGLWINSFDYTGIQHITPHIPEVNDSIRTSCREDRPFCGYPWFLPVKFLSKKNWYLPAPEVSPSSPVEFSLLSREETSWGTTKMTFSVKGPSHMSLYLMPHRGAGLSTWSFGDGTPQFDLSGEYFVFYSRGLDAPTWTFWFEIQPPRDPDPSGPEGMISVAISTHYFFGLDSRTAQLEEILRRFPTWAFTSSWVSTYDMYRY, encoded by the exons ATGGAGAGCGACACCACTTTCAGGAGAATAAAACCCTTTGGGACACAGAATTATGTAGCGCAAAATGACGACGGTTCCCGGGACCGGGGCGAGAATAACGGCTACAACGGTAACCCGAAGAGGAAGCCCGAAGTGAGCCTATATTTGCTACGGGAAGGGCTGGCAGCTTCCCTGgtctctgtgtttattttggTGCTGTGGGGACTCGTTCATTTGTCGTTACAACAGCTCATCATTGGAAAGCCAAGCGGCGATTTCAACGCATTGAGAGCCAG ACGGCACTTAGAGAAGATCACCAGTGTCGGCACTCGGCCAGTGGGAAGCCATGAGAATGAAGTCCTGACAGTGGGCTACTTGTTGGAACAGATCGAGAAAATCCGGGTTGAGACCGCAGCAGGCTCCCATAAGCTCACTGTAGATGTGCAGCGTCCCACCGGCACTTTCTCCATTGACTTTCTTGGAGGCTTCACCAGCTTCTATGACCGTGTCACCAACATTGCCGTCAGGCTGGAGCCAAAGGGTGGGTCGCAGCATTTCATGCTAGCCAACTGCCACTTTGACACAGTGGCCAACAGTCCAG GTGCCAGTGATGATGCAGTGAGCTGTGCAGTGATGCTGGAAGTGCTCCATTCTCTGGCCAACCAgtcttctcctcttcatcatgGAGTTGTCTTCCTCTTTAACGGGGCAGAGGAAAATATCCTGCAG GCCAGTCACGGTTTCATTACTCAGCATCCGTGGGCCAAGCAGGTGCGAGCCTTCATTAACTtggaggctgcaggtgttgGTGGCAAGGAGGTTGTTTTCCAGACAG GTCCAGAGAACCCGTGGCTGGTCCAGGCCTACGTTCAAGCAGCCAAACACCCCTTTGCCTCCGTGGTCGGCCAGGAGGTCTTCCAGAGCGGCATCATCCCTTCTGACACTGACTTTCGCATCTACAGGGACTTTGGTAACATCCCAG gCATTGATCTGGCTTTCATTGAAAACGGTTTCATCTATCACACCAAGTACGACACTGCTGACAGGATCCTGACAGACTCGATACAGAGAGCAG GCGACAACATCCTGGCGGTCCTGAGGTACCTGCTAACTTCAGACAAGTTAGCTGATTCCTCAGAGTATCGTCATGGCAACATGGTGTTTTACGACCTGCTGGGGGTATTCATGGTGGCTTACCCGGCCCGTGTGGGCACCATCCTCAACTACATGGTAGCCACAGCCACCTTCCTCTATCTGGCCAAGAAAGCATCGCTGCCAGGCAATGGGG GTGGACGATATGTTCGGGATCTGGCCTGTGCCACAGGTGTAGCAGTCCTGAGTTGGTTCGTCACTCTGCTGTCGGTGCTGATTGTTGCTCTGCTCGTCACTCTGCTGGGCCGCTCCATGTTTTGGTACAACCACTTCTATGCCTCCATCTGCCTGTATGGTGCTGCTGCCACGGGCAAGATGATCCTTATTCACACTCTGGCCAAGAACTTGTACTACGGT GGTGTTCGTTTGGTGGAA CTGGGTGATCTCTTCTTTGACGTGAGCTTGTTGCTGTGGTGCTGCAGCCTTGTGTTGCTGACCCAGCAGGGCCTGTGTTCAGCCTACGTGCCCATGCTAATGGTGGCCTTCCCCCTGGCCACCAAACTGTTTCTGGCGaaagaatttaaaaacagaG GAGCGTCAGTGAAGTACAGTGTGCTCTATCTGTTGGGCCTGACACTGCCTTACGTCCACTTCATGTTCCTCATCTGGGTGGTGTTTGAGATTTTCACGCCCATCATGGGTCGCAGTGGCACCGAGATACCGCCTGAGGTAGTGATGGCCACCCTGGTCACCCTGGCaaccctcttcctctcctcctttttt CTGCATTTCATCTACTTGGCACGAAGCACTAAGTGGATCCTGGCTGGTCTGGCCTCAGTCTTCGTCTTCACGTTCCTGATGATGTCCTGTGGCTTCCTCTTTCCTTATTCAGCCAATCCTGACAGCCCGCGGCCAAAACGAGTCTTCCTGCAG CACACGACGCGGACCTTCCACAATCTCCAGGGCCAGGTGGAGAGCCAAGACTCGGGTCTGTGGATCAACAGTTTTGACTACACAGGCATACAGCACATCACACCCCACATCCCCGAGGTCAACGACAGCATTCGCACCAGCTGCCGTGAGGACCGGCCCTTCTGCGGTTACCCCTGGTTCCTGCCTGTGAAGTTCCTCAGCAA GAAGAACTGGTACCTTCCGGCTCCTGAAGTGTCTCCCAGCTCTCCTGTGGAGTTCAGCCTGCTGTCCAGAGAGGAGACCAGCTGGGGCACGACCAAGATGACCTTCAGTGTGAAAG GCCCCAGTCACATGTCGCTGTATCTGATGCCTCACCGAGGAGCCGGGCTCTCCACATGGTCCTTCGGGGACGGGACGCCTCAGTTCGATCTGAGCGGAGAATATTTTGTCTTCTATTCCCGCGGCCTCGACGCCCCCACGTGGACCTTCTGGTTTGAAATACAG cCTCCCAGGGACCCGGACCCATCAGGCCCAGAGGGGATGATCTCCGTTGCCATCTCCACCCACTATTTCTTCGGGCTAGACAGTAGGACTGCTCAACTGGAGGAAATCCTCCGCAGGTTTCCCACGTGGGCTTTTACTTCGTCTTGGGTCAGTACCTACGACATGTACCGATACTGA